The Candidatus Poribacteria bacterium genomic interval CCTCCGTCTCACGAAGACGAAGAAGGGCGATCCGATGGCAATTCTCGTTGTTGAGGACTTGGAGGGGACTACGGATGTTGTTGTTTTCCCGGAAGCCTACAAGGCTTCGCGTGAGGCTATAGAAGAAGACGCGGTGGTATGGATTCGGGGTAACGTTGGCGAAAATCGGCGGAGAAATGGCGGGGGCGATGACGAAATAGAAGAGGACACCCATCAGATTCTGGCAGAAGAGATTTTGCCCATTGATGCGGTGGTCGAGCGATTGACATCAGCGGTGGAAGTCACGATCCCTGAAAGCGATGCCGCTAATCAACAGAAGCTCGATACACTGCGGAATATCTGCGTGCGTGCGAAGGGCGACCACGATCTCATCCTACGGCTGCTTACTCCCAAATATGGTGAGGTCATTGCACAGTGCAGCGCACGCTACAATATTTCATATCCGTCTCAAACGGTGTCGGAAATTGAAGCGCTCTTCGGCAGCGACTCCGTTAAGCCGAGCAATCGCACCATCCGTGTCGGAGAGAAAACCTCGTCAATGAGTTATGTCGAATAGATTGTAGCCGTACACAGATTTCATCGGGGGTTCATGTTAAGAAATTGTGCAACAGAAACTGATTTATGGTGAAATCTATAAATCAGTTAATTCCCCCCTGATAAGGGGGGGTAGGGGGGTTAAGTGCCCATCTGTAATGTATAATCATGGTGAATTCAAAAAATAAATAGACACTTTCGTCCCCCGGTAGGTACGGTTTTCACCCGCACCGGTTTGGAGTGTCTCATTAATTCTAAGGTCCACTATAGTTCATTTTTCACGTTTTACGCATCACGTTTCACGCTCTTAGTATTTTGCATTTTCTTTTGACTGAGTTTCATCGGGATTGTTACCTGTATACTACCGCGAGCTATCCAATGACTGTTGTTCCAAGAATTATCGAAGAAGAACTGCGCTTCAAATTCTATAGCGGAAAAACATTTTTCCTCGCCTATAATAGGGGCTATACCCAATACGGCGATATGTACAAATCGCGTCCCGATTTCTACCCTGTTTACTCTCCGAGCGGACGCGAAGTCACATCTACCTGTGCCTATCGTTATAATCATCACAAGTCGATTTTTATCGGCCATGCAGATGTGAATGGAATTAACTTCTTCCACGACAACAATCCAACCCGATCAAACCTCGGTGACATTGTGTTGGAACAGAGCCAGCATGAGATTGATGAGAGCGGCATTCATGTCATGACGCATAACGGCTGGATAACGAAAGCAGATGTGCGTCTGTTGGAGGAGGAGCGCAACTTCACAGTGATTCCCGGCGAGGGAGCTCATATCATTGACTTGACAAGTACACTGATTGCCAGCCAAACGGATCTGACGTTTGCACAAGATAACCACGCATTTCTCGGTGTGCGTGTTGCCGATACAATGGACGTGGAAGATGGAGGAACAATCCTCAACGCCAACGGTCAACGCAACGAGGAAGAGGCGATGGGACAGTCCGCCGATTGGACAGACTACAGCGGAGTTGTTGCCAGTCAAACAGTCGGTGTGACACTGATGAACCACCCATCGAATCCGCCTTCAGCGTTCTTTACGCGAAACTACGGTACGTTTCTAACGAACTTCACCTTGCTAGACCGATACCAACTCTCCCGTGGTGAAAGTTTGACACAACGGTTTCGGATTCTCATCCACGAGGGTGATGCAACCAATGCTAATGTTGAGCGTTATTATAATCAGTTCATTGAAACGCCGCCGCGTTGGTAAGTGGTCTTTTGTACCACAATCTGTTAGATTGTGATCCAGCCCGTAAACTAACAGTTTGCGCTACATTTGGCAGATTGCCCGATGATTATAGCGTTTGCCGAATTAGCAACAGCAAAATGTCAACACGCCCTAGGCATTGAAAATCCATCATTTTTCAAGTTGAATTACCTTACTCCTTGCTCCAGCGGAGCGCAATGGACAGGGAGAATTGTTTCAGTGAACTAATGAACCAATGAACCAATGAACTAATTAACTTAATATACTAGGTCTCGACCATGCCTCTAGAAGCTCAAGTACAGCAGTTTAAGGAAAACTTCAAACGAGTGGAGGCAGAGATTCACAAGCGCATCGTTGGACAAGATGAGGTAATTGAAGGCGTGCTACTCTGTCTCTTTGCCAATGGGCATGCGCTCCTTGAAGGTGTCCCCGGCTTAGGCAAAACACAGTTGATTTATACCCTGAGCGAGGCACTCAGTTTGTCGTTCAACCGAATCCAGTTTACGCCGGACATGATGCCATCGGATATCACAGGGACAATGCTCCTCGTCGAAGATAACCAAGGGCGGAAGCAGTTTGAATTTCAGCAGGGACCTATTTTCGCACAGATTATCCTTGCAGACGAGATTAACCGGGCGACACCCCGTACGCAATCTGCGCTGCTGGAGGCGATGCAGGAACGTACTGTGAGCGTCGCACGGACCAGTTATAAACTGGAAGAGCCGTTCTGTGTGCTTGCGACTCAGAATCCTATTGAGATGGACGGAACGTACCGTTTACCAGAGGCACAACTGGATCGGTTTCTGTTCAAGCTCCAGATTAATTTTCCAGACGAAGCTCAGCTTGGTGAGATCCTGCGACGAACAACAGCCGAGGTGGAGACCTCTATTGGGAAGATTAGTGATGCAGAGACGATTCAGTCAATGCGTCAACTCGTCCGGGGCGTGCTGATCGCTGAACATGTGGAACGCTATATCATTCAGCTTATCCGCGCTACGCATCCGGATAACCCCGACAGCCCAGAGATGACGAGGCAGTATGTTGAATTGGGTGCGAGTATTCGTGGGATGCAGGCGATTACGTTAACAGCGAAGATCAAGGCGCTGCTTGATGGGCGTTACAATGTTGCTTTTGAAGACGTACAATCGGTTGCACTGCCAGCCTTACGCCATCGTATCATTTTGAACTT includes:
- a CDS encoding PmoA family protein; its protein translation is MTVVPRIIEEELRFKFYSGKTFFLAYNRGYTQYGDMYKSRPDFYPVYSPSGREVTSTCAYRYNHHKSIFIGHADVNGINFFHDNNPTRSNLGDIVLEQSQHEIDESGIHVMTHNGWITKADVRLLEEERNFTVIPGEGAHIIDLTSTLIASQTDLTFAQDNHAFLGVRVADTMDVEDGGTILNANGQRNEEEAMGQSADWTDYSGVVASQTVGVTLMNHPSNPPSAFFTRNYGTFLTNFTLLDRYQLSRGESLTQRFRILIHEGDATNANVERYYNQFIETPPRW
- a CDS encoding MoxR family ATPase codes for the protein MPLEAQVQQFKENFKRVEAEIHKRIVGQDEVIEGVLLCLFANGHALLEGVPGLGKTQLIYTLSEALSLSFNRIQFTPDMMPSDITGTMLLVEDNQGRKQFEFQQGPIFAQIILADEINRATPRTQSALLEAMQERTVSVARTSYKLEEPFCVLATQNPIEMDGTYRLPEAQLDRFLFKLQINFPDEAQLGEILRRTTAEVETSIGKISDAETIQSMRQLVRGVLIAEHVERYIIQLIRATHPDNPDSPEMTRQYVELGASIRGMQAITLTAKIKALLDGRYNVAFEDVQSVALPALRHRIILNFEGEGEGIQTDDIIKNIMSSL